The following proteins are co-located in the Thermosipho africanus Ob7 genome:
- the cbiE gene encoding precorrin-6y C5,15-methyltransferase (decarboxylating) subunit CbiE: MITVVGVGPGNPKLLTSYALKKIKEAKVLVGGQRLLEQFDTRAKKIPYDRNFDLKSIDKLGDGVVILASGDPLLYGIANTLLKNFGKEKIEIIPGISCVQYMASKLKVSLNDAKIVSFHGRKGKLEEILNYKKIFIFTDKVNTPQKIAKDLRKASCTDYVIFVGENLSYENEKICRFTLKELAEYEYEFGINLVLLLGE, from the coding sequence ATGATAACGGTGGTTGGAGTTGGACCTGGCAATCCAAAACTTTTAACTTCTTATGCTCTTAAAAAAATTAAAGAAGCTAAAGTGCTGGTAGGAGGCCAAAGATTACTTGAACAATTTGATACAAGGGCCAAAAAAATACCGTATGATAGGAATTTTGATCTGAAAAGCATTGATAAATTAGGAGATGGTGTAGTAATTCTTGCCTCTGGTGATCCATTGTTATATGGAATAGCCAACACGTTACTTAAAAACTTTGGAAAAGAAAAAATTGAAATTATCCCTGGAATAAGTTGTGTTCAATACATGGCATCTAAATTAAAAGTCTCTCTTAATGATGCAAAGATTGTGAGCTTTCATGGAAGAAAAGGAAAGTTAGAAGAAATATTAAACTACAAAAAGATATTCATTTTTACTGATAAGGTAAATACGCCGCAAAAGATAGCAAAAGATTTGAGGAAAGCAAGTTGTACTGATTACGTGATCTTTGTAGGAGAAAATCTTTCGTATGAGAATGAAAAGATTTGTAGATTTACTTTGAAAGAACTTGCAGAGTATGAATATGAATTTGGAATAAATCTTGTTCTTCTTCTCGGGGAGTAG
- the cobK gene encoding precorrin-6A reductase has product MILVLSGTSVGRKVADALSRKYKVLVSTKTEYGKKLINENKNLKAVYGELDRESLKSLILENNIKVIVDATHPFATIISKIAFSVSKELNVDYIRYLEEEEKVSYENAIYVEGHSQAKEKCYDFDNIFLTIGTKNLAVYKDLIDSKNVFVRVLPTVESIKVCEDLNILPKNIIAMQGPFSKELNYILFKETEAQVVVTKESNLFEKVEAAKRLGIHLIIVKRPKEVGRKKVSSIDELMRVIKDAE; this is encoded by the coding sequence ATGATACTTGTTTTATCTGGAACAAGTGTAGGAAGAAAAGTCGCAGATGCGCTTTCAAGAAAATATAAAGTGCTAGTTTCTACAAAAACAGAGTATGGAAAAAAATTAATAAATGAAAATAAAAATTTAAAGGCTGTATATGGAGAACTTGATAGAGAAAGTCTAAAGAGTTTAATTTTGGAAAACAATATCAAAGTTATAGTCGATGCAACTCATCCTTTTGCAACTATTATTAGTAAAATAGCTTTTTCAGTTTCAAAAGAACTAAATGTGGATTATATAAGGTACTTAGAGGAAGAAGAAAAAGTTTCATATGAAAATGCAATATATGTGGAAGGACACAGTCAGGCAAAAGAAAAATGCTATGATTTTGACAATATTTTCTTAACCATAGGGACTAAGAATTTGGCAGTGTATAAGGATTTGATTGATTCAAAGAATGTTTTTGTGAGGGTACTTCCAACGGTTGAATCAATAAAGGTTTGTGAGGATTTGAATATTTTACCCAAAAATATAATAGCCATGCAGGGACCGTTTTCTAAGGAGCTTAATTATATTTTGTTTAAAGAAACAGAGGCCCAGGTAGTTGTTACAAAGGAGAGTAATCTCTTTGAAAAGGTAGAAGCTGCAAAACGACTTGGAATACATTTGATTATTGTTAAAAGACCTAAAGAAGTTGGTAGGAAAAAGGTAAGCAGTATAGATGAACTAATGAGGGTGATAAAGGATGCTGAATAA
- the cobM gene encoding precorrin-4 C(11)-methyltransferase, producing MVYFIGAGPGDPELLTLKGYKILKSCQVVIYAGSLVNPEILNFADKNAKVYDSSKMTLEEILEVIRRYKDKDIARLHTGDPSLFGAINEQIELLEKEGIPYKIIPGVSSIFAGAASLKRELTVPEITQTVIITRYGKRTYVPEELEKLSKHNATLVLFLSVKYLKEIVDILKRNYPSNTPISIVYKASWKDENVVSGTLEDIVEKAGNIESTALIYVGRFLEDIKTRSKLYDKTFSHMYRRSEYEDSSSFDN from the coding sequence ATGGTTTATTTTATTGGAGCAGGTCCAGGGGATCCGGAGCTTTTAACTTTGAAGGGATATAAGATATTGAAAAGTTGTCAAGTTGTTATTTATGCGGGCTCTCTTGTAAATCCAGAGATATTAAACTTTGCAGATAAAAATGCAAAGGTATATGATAGCTCGAAGATGACGTTGGAAGAAATATTAGAAGTAATAAGGCGGTATAAAGATAAAGATATAGCAAGACTTCATACAGGTGATCCATCGCTGTTTGGAGCAATAAATGAGCAGATAGAGCTTTTAGAAAAAGAAGGTATTCCATACAAGATTATTCCTGGAGTAAGTTCTATATTTGCTGGTGCTGCAAGTTTGAAAAGAGAACTTACAGTTCCTGAAATTACCCAAACAGTCATTATTACAAGGTATGGAAAAAGAACATATGTCCCGGAAGAACTAGAAAAACTTTCAAAACACAATGCAACCTTGGTTTTGTTTTTAAGTGTAAAATACCTGAAAGAGATTGTTGATATTTTAAAGAGAAATTATCCAAGTAATACACCAATTTCAATTGTGTACAAAGCAAGCTGGAAAGATGAAAATGTCGTAAGTGGTACACTTGAGGATATTGTTGAAAAAGCAGGAAACATTGAAAGTACAGCGTTGATATATGTGGGACGTTTCTTGGAAGATATTAAGACAAGATCGAAATTGTATGATAAAACATTTTCTCACATGTATAGAAGGTCAGAATATGAAGATAGCAGTTCTTTCGATAACTAA
- the cobA gene encoding uroporphyrinogen-III C-methyltransferase, translating to MGVVYLVGAGPGDLKLITLKGLEVLKEADCVVYDHLINPNLLNFAKDDAKLIYVGKVAGNHSKTQEQINKILEDEARKANVVVRLKGGDPFVFGRGGEEFDYLTQRGIKVEIIPGITSAIAAPAYAGIPVTQRGISSHFHVYTGHSKDTKIYEDSGTIVFLMVSKNIDFVKEKLLEKFLPDTPCAVINNGTTNLQKTYLTLVKDLNTQLFDSPSLLVVGDVVKKRINWFEGGKLFGKKILITTQYSKDFEILEKSGAQLYFVPTFYIKENVEKLKYLAKNLDKYEILIFTSKNGVRLFLKWLKKFKIDLRSLKAEIAVIGEKTAKEFEKVGVFADIIPEKELSEKLFEMIDKRKKAAYITSTLGKNINEENIEKIEIYQTIENYRMKRVLNEVLKKEMDYVIFTSPSSFLFFLRMAKLNKEKICAIGPVTKKCIEDHGYKVEIMPKKYTYEELCKEILKKGDRS from the coding sequence ATGGGAGTAGTTTACCTTGTTGGTGCCGGACCTGGAGACTTGAAATTAATAACTTTAAAGGGATTAGAAGTTTTAAAAGAGGCTGATTGTGTGGTTTATGATCATCTGATAAATCCTAATCTTTTAAATTTTGCAAAAGATGATGCAAAGCTTATATATGTTGGTAAAGTCGCAGGAAATCATTCCAAAACTCAGGAGCAGATAAACAAAATTTTAGAAGACGAGGCAAGAAAGGCAAATGTGGTTGTTAGGTTAAAAGGTGGAGATCCGTTTGTATTTGGAAGAGGTGGGGAAGAATTTGACTATTTAACGCAAAGAGGAATTAAAGTAGAAATAATTCCAGGTATAACTTCAGCAATTGCAGCACCAGCTTATGCAGGAATACCTGTTACACAAAGAGGTATTTCTTCACACTTTCATGTTTATACAGGACATAGTAAAGACACGAAAATTTATGAAGATAGTGGTACTATAGTGTTTCTAATGGTTTCAAAAAACATAGATTTTGTAAAAGAAAAACTTCTTGAAAAGTTTTTACCTGACACACCTTGTGCGGTTATAAACAACGGAACGACAAATCTACAAAAAACTTATCTGACATTAGTTAAGGATCTTAATACCCAGTTATTTGATTCACCTTCGCTTTTGGTTGTAGGGGATGTTGTAAAAAAGAGAATAAATTGGTTTGAAGGCGGAAAGTTATTTGGAAAGAAAATATTAATTACAACTCAGTATAGCAAGGATTTTGAAATTTTAGAGAAAAGCGGTGCACAACTTTATTTTGTTCCAACCTTTTATATTAAAGAAAATGTTGAAAAACTTAAATACCTTGCAAAAAATTTGGATAAATATGAGATATTGATATTTACAAGTAAAAACGGTGTACGGCTATTTTTAAAGTGGTTAAAGAAATTCAAAATTGACTTAAGAAGCCTAAAAGCAGAGATAGCGGTAATCGGTGAAAAGACAGCAAAAGAATTTGAAAAAGTTGGCGTATTTGCTGATATTATACCTGAAAAAGAGCTTTCTGAAAAATTATTTGAAATGATTGATAAAAGAAAAAAGGCAGCATATATAACGTCGACTTTGGGGAAGAATATAAATGAGGAAAACATAGAAAAGATTGAGATTTATCAAACAATTGAGAACTATAGAATGAAGAGGGTTTTAAATGAAGTATTAAAAAAAGAAATGGATTATGTTATTTTTACAAGCCCTTCATCATTTTTATTCTTTCTTAGAATGGCAAAACTTAATAAAGAAAAGATATGTGCGATAGGGCCTGTTACTAAAAAATGTATAGAAGATCATGGGTACAAAGTTGAAATAATGCCAAAAAAATACACTTATGAAGAACTTTGCAAGGAAATATTGAAAAAGGGGGATAGATCTTGA
- a CDS encoding SAM-dependent methyltransferase has product MLFGVGIFPEDNITLAAIEALKSSKYIFCPRTESGSIAAELVKKYVQKDIEFIDFPMGKDIKIDVSRILKSLLENKNVSFVSIGDPLFYSTFLYIMDVAKKYEIEIKVFPTITSFSLAASKINLPIALKDEGISVVPGTNLKLLEKAVNIFDNIVVIKPNRNFLKIVDILKDKGFKIYIFENLGFENERVFVEDIPESIGYLSIIIAKRGIK; this is encoded by the coding sequence ATACTATTTGGTGTTGGAATTTTCCCAGAAGATAATATTACATTGGCGGCTATTGAGGCACTTAAAAGTTCTAAATATATATTTTGCCCAAGAACGGAAAGCGGGTCAATTGCAGCAGAGCTGGTTAAAAAATATGTTCAAAAAGATATAGAATTTATTGATTTTCCAATGGGGAAAGACATAAAGATAGATGTCTCAAGGATTTTAAAATCACTTTTAGAAAATAAAAATGTTTCTTTTGTATCAATCGGGGATCCACTTTTTTATAGCACGTTTCTTTACATAATGGATGTTGCAAAAAAATATGAAATAGAGATAAAGGTATTTCCAACGATTACTTCTTTTTCTTTAGCAGCATCGAAGATTAATTTGCCAATTGCGTTAAAAGACGAAGGTATTTCAGTTGTTCCAGGAACTAATTTGAAACTGTTAGAAAAAGCAGTTAACATTTTTGACAATATAGTGGTTATAAAGCCAAACAGAAATTTTTTGAAAATAGTTGATATTTTAAAAGATAAAGGTTTTAAAATATACATCTTTGAAAACCTTGGTTTTGAAAATGAAAGGGTATTTGTAGAAGATATTCCTGAAAGTATTGGGTATCTTTCGATAATTATTGCAAAGCGAGGGATAAAATAA
- the cbiT gene encoding precorrin-6Y C5,15-methyltransferase (decarboxylating) subunit CbiT: MYFDDEFFLHENTPITKSEIRAIVYSKLNLNKKDVFWDIGAGSGAVSIEASFLCKKVFAVEKKLERVKTINENIRRAKAKNIDVILGEAPQALEALPSPTKVFIGGSEDKTLELLTTVERKILNGGIIVATSITLETLYMIDNFYKEQKKEIIQVGVTKLSSHKKRMFIARNPIFIITVWR, from the coding sequence ATGTATTTTGATGATGAATTTTTTTTGCATGAAAATACACCTATTACTAAATCTGAAATAAGGGCAATTGTGTATTCAAAGCTTAATTTGAATAAAAAGGATGTATTTTGGGACATAGGTGCAGGAAGTGGAGCAGTTTCAATAGAAGCCTCCTTTTTGTGCAAGAAGGTTTTTGCTGTTGAAAAAAAGTTGGAGAGGGTAAAGACAATAAACGAAAATATAAGGCGGGCAAAAGCAAAAAATATTGATGTGATATTGGGAGAAGCTCCACAGGCTCTTGAAGCTCTTCCTTCTCCGACAAAGGTATTTATAGGGGGAAGTGAGGATAAGACTCTTGAATTATTAACGACTGTAGAAAGAAAAATTTTAAATGGTGGAATAATTGTAGCAACATCTATAACGCTTGAAACATTGTATATGATTGATAATTTTTACAAAGAGCAGAAGAAAGAAATAATACAGGTTGGAGTAACAAAATTAAGTTCACATAAAAAAAGAATGTTTATAGCAAGAAACCCTATATTTATAATTACCGTTTGGAGGTGA
- the hemA gene encoding glutamyl-tRNA reductase yields MLNNLKMIGIGRNAPLYILEKFDFDEKEIIELLKSKVDEIAVLKTCHRREIYFIGDLKKLPFDLDENVEGYLIQRTGLDVVRHLFKVSSGLDSMVLGEHQILSQVKNTYKNFCEGKLLKRIFNEAISVGKEVREKTGVSKFPLSISYIAVKLIEELKGKISEKDIFVIGTGQMGQKVVKYLVDRNANVYISNRTKSKALEIKNKYPGVHLVDFSKKYEFISKSDVVISATNAPHYVVEKKKVNTRKKILFIDLSMPRNIDPKLSKLHDLYTLDDLQKISEKYSLLRKEKIDMMQKILEQRIEKFLNWYYSRNLKEKIEDVIKMRDIVVEEEFKRLVNKVEDNKNLEKIKESLRRCANRMASYHIQYLKGERL; encoded by the coding sequence ATGCTGAATAATCTAAAAATGATAGGCATAGGGAGAAATGCTCCTCTTTATATTTTGGAAAAGTTTGATTTTGATGAAAAAGAAATTATTGAGCTTTTAAAAAGTAAAGTAGATGAAATCGCCGTGCTTAAAACGTGCCATAGAAGAGAAATATATTTTATTGGAGATTTAAAAAAACTACCTTTTGATTTAGATGAAAATGTAGAAGGATATTTGATACAAAGAACAGGGCTTGATGTTGTAAGACATCTATTTAAAGTTTCATCAGGACTTGATTCCATGGTTCTTGGGGAGCATCAAATTCTTTCACAAGTAAAAAATACATACAAAAATTTTTGTGAAGGAAAATTGTTGAAGCGAATATTTAATGAAGCAATTTCAGTCGGAAAAGAGGTTAGGGAAAAAACTGGAGTTTCAAAATTTCCACTTTCAATAAGTTATATTGCTGTAAAGTTAATTGAGGAATTAAAAGGAAAAATTTCAGAAAAAGACATTTTTGTGATAGGTACAGGCCAAATGGGGCAAAAGGTGGTTAAGTATCTTGTTGATAGAAATGCAAATGTATATATATCCAACAGAACAAAGTCCAAGGCTTTAGAAATTAAAAATAAATATCCGGGAGTACATTTGGTTGATTTTTCAAAAAAGTATGAGTTTATTTCAAAGAGTGATGTTGTAATTAGTGCTACTAATGCCCCACACTATGTCGTTGAAAAGAAAAAAGTTAATACAAGAAAAAAAATATTGTTTATTGATCTTTCAATGCCAAGAAATATAGATCCAAAGCTTTCAAAGTTACATGATCTATACACACTTGATGATCTACAAAAGATTTCTGAAAAGTATAGCTTATTAAGAAAAGAAAAGATAGATATGATGCAAAAAATTTTGGAGCAAAGAATAGAAAAATTTTTGAATTGGTATTATTCACGAAATTTGAAAGAAAAGATAGAAGATGTAATAAAGATGAGAGACATTGTTGTGGAAGAAGAATTTAAAAGGCTTGTTAATAAAGTTGAGGATAACAAAAATCTTGAAAAGATAAAGGAAAGTCTTAGAAGATGCGCAAATAGAATGGCAAGTTATCATATCCAATATTTAAAGGGTGAAAGATTATGA
- a CDS encoding precorrin-3B C(17)-methyltransferase: MMIKLVGIGPGDLQYLTFRAKDALEKCDVVIGYEKYVEQIAELIKSKVIYKYKMGQEEERCKRAVELSNEGKDVCLVCGGDPGIYSLSSIILNLTDNVEIIPGISALNACASILGSPISNDFVVLSFSDYNVDISEIKKRVELACKVDFVMVIYNPISKVRLEKTKEIFQVIVDNKPAKTKVALVKNCYRADFSMRIIELSQIFENIDFIDMNTTVIVGNKYTYENFGRLITPRWYK; this comes from the coding sequence ATGATGATAAAACTTGTGGGAATTGGACCAGGTGATTTGCAGTATTTAACGTTTAGGGCAAAGGATGCGTTAGAAAAATGTGATGTGGTAATAGGTTATGAAAAATATGTCGAGCAAATTGCAGAGTTAATAAAATCAAAAGTGATATACAAATACAAAATGGGACAAGAAGAGGAAAGATGTAAAAGAGCAGTGGAGTTGTCAAATGAAGGAAAAGATGTTTGTCTTGTCTGTGGGGGAGATCCTGGTATTTACAGCCTTTCAAGTATAATTCTAAATTTAACAGATAATGTTGAAATTATTCCTGGTATTTCTGCTTTAAATGCCTGTGCTAGCATTTTGGGATCACCTATAAGCAATGATTTTGTTGTCTTGAGCTTTTCAGATTATAACGTGGACATTTCAGAGATAAAGAAAAGAGTTGAACTTGCTTGCAAGGTAGATTTTGTGATGGTTATTTATAACCCCATAAGCAAGGTTAGATTGGAAAAAACTAAAGAAATATTTCAGGTTATTGTGGATAACAAGCCGGCTAAAACAAAAGTAGCATTAGTAAAAAATTGCTACAGAGCAGATTTTAGTATGAGAATAATAGAGCTTTCTCAAATATTTGAAAACATCGATTTTATAGACATGAATACAACAGTGATAGTTGGAAACAAATATACATACGAAAATTTTGGAAGATTAATTACACCAAGGTGGTACAAATGA
- the cbiD gene encoding cobalt-precorrin-5B (C(1))-methyltransferase CbiD: protein MKKELRYGYTTGSCATAAAKAATYMLFNDEILKSVKIDLPIGKEIEIDIFYIERKEGEVICGVRKDAGDDPDVTHNMIIYAKAEKSKEFLITGGEGIGVVTKKGLPLQVGDYAINPVPRKMIESEVKKVLPEGENVKITIFAPEGKYIAKRTLNPKLGIIGGISILGTTGIVEPLSDEAYKKTIDLEISMASSESNEICLVFGNYGKNFTTLSSKMPLVTMGNYVGFALESSCKHRIKKVYLVGQIGKMIKVAGGIFNTYSYIADARNEIFTAYLSLYGLDRGILEKVMNANTTEEILDLIEGKVGKDFFENLALRIKEKCTQYVKGCLEVEVEIFSLKKGHLAKTWSDFK, encoded by the coding sequence ATGAAAAAGGAATTAAGGTATGGATACACAACTGGTTCTTGCGCAACTGCAGCAGCTAAAGCAGCAACTTACATGCTCTTTAACGATGAAATTTTAAAGAGTGTAAAAATAGATCTTCCAATTGGAAAAGAGATAGAGATTGATATTTTTTACATCGAAAGAAAAGAAGGAGAAGTTATTTGTGGGGTAAGAAAAGATGCAGGTGATGATCCAGACGTTACCCACAACATGATAATATATGCTAAAGCAGAAAAATCGAAAGAGTTTTTAATAACCGGTGGAGAGGGGATAGGGGTAGTTACAAAAAAAGGTCTTCCACTGCAAGTAGGAGATTATGCAATAAACCCTGTTCCAAGAAAAATGATAGAAAGTGAAGTAAAGAAGGTTTTACCAGAAGGAGAAAATGTAAAAATTACAATTTTTGCACCGGAAGGAAAATACATTGCTAAAAGAACGCTTAATCCCAAACTTGGAATAATCGGAGGTATTTCAATACTTGGTACTACAGGCATAGTAGAGCCTTTGTCAGATGAGGCGTATAAAAAAACAATAGATCTTGAAATTTCAATGGCAAGCAGCGAAAGTAATGAAATTTGTCTTGTATTTGGAAATTATGGAAAAAATTTTACAACTCTTTCTTCTAAGATGCCGCTTGTTACTATGGGAAATTACGTTGGTTTTGCTCTTGAATCTTCTTGCAAGCATAGAATAAAAAAAGTATATCTTGTGGGTCAAATTGGAAAAATGATAAAAGTAGCGGGTGGAATTTTCAATACCTACAGTTACATTGCAGATGCAAGAAATGAGATTTTTACTGCTTACCTTTCATTGTATGGACTTGATAGAGGTATTCTAGAAAAAGTTATGAATGCAAACACAACTGAAGAAATACTCGATTTAATAGAAGGAAAAGTTGGAAAAGATTTTTTTGAAAATCTTGCACTAAGGATCAAAGAAAAATGCACTCAATACGTAAAGGGGTGTCTTGAGGTAGAAGTTGAGATATTTTCACTAAAAAAAGGGCATCTTGCAAAGACCTGGAGTGATTTTAAATGA
- the hemC gene encoding hydroxymethylbilane synthase, whose protein sequence is MKIKVGTRGSKLALIQTNMVVERLKSKLSNVSFEVIPIKTKGDIVKKPVEKIGGKGVFVSDIEKLLLNGEIDIAIHSMKDMPSKIPDGLYLTSVLKREDARDVFVGKNDFFLLESGAKIGTSSKRRMFQLSMLRPDIEIVPIRGNVDTRLKRIGELDGIVLAAAGLKRLGLEKKITNYFSIEQVVPAPCQGILALEFTSKFLPLFEKVKDEIVDPDTEYVSKIERKVLSISGFDCNTPFGFYCEKNDDNLVFHIFKNETRERLVADKERAYEVLGEIRWE, encoded by the coding sequence ATGAAGATAAAGGTTGGGACACGTGGAAGCAAACTAGCTTTAATACAAACTAATATGGTTGTTGAAAGGTTAAAGAGTAAGTTATCGAACGTTTCATTTGAAGTTATACCAATCAAAACAAAGGGAGATATTGTAAAAAAGCCAGTTGAGAAAATAGGAGGAAAAGGAGTTTTTGTAAGTGATATTGAAAAGCTCCTTTTAAATGGAGAAATTGATATAGCAATTCATAGTATGAAGGATATGCCAAGTAAGATTCCAGATGGACTGTATCTAACTTCAGTATTAAAAAGAGAAGATGCAAGGGATGTATTTGTTGGAAAAAATGATTTCTTTTTGCTAGAAAGTGGTGCAAAAATAGGAACTTCAAGTAAAAGACGTATGTTTCAATTAAGTATGTTAAGACCAGACATTGAAATAGTACCCATTCGTGGAAATGTTGATACAAGGCTAAAAAGAATCGGTGAGCTTGATGGAATTGTCCTTGCTGCGGCAGGATTAAAAAGACTTGGGCTTGAGAAAAAAATTACTAATTATTTTTCGATAGAGCAAGTTGTTCCAGCACCATGCCAAGGAATTTTAGCACTCGAATTTACATCTAAATTTTTACCTTTATTTGAAAAGGTAAAAGATGAAATTGTAGATCCTGATACAGAATATGTTTCAAAAATAGAAAGAAAAGTTCTTTCTATTTCAGGTTTTGATTGTAACACGCCGTTTGGTTTTTACTGTGAAAAGAATGATGATAACTTGGTTTTTCACATATTTAAAAATGAGACAAGAGAAAGGTTGGTAGCTGATAAAGAAAGAGCATATGAAGTGTTAGGAGAGATAAGATGGGAGTAG
- the cbiG gene encoding cobalt-precorrin 5A hydrolase: MKIAVLSITKNGAELSKKLFNSIECDVYVKEDFKFNGAKIINFPLKRFVKKIFKMYDALVFIMATGIVVRVVADCLKDKFEDPAVVVIDEKGKFVISLLSGHVGGANELAKRLSKILDAVPVITTASDVNGIESIDMIAKRYGFEIERREDLSKVSAAIVNKEHVDFILDSELDIDVESKSYIDSTAQVYITNKVVFSKKPHVILRPKNLVVGIGCKKNLEFKKLLQFVESSLVFLNLSKNSIRAIATIELKKKEDALLKLSKYLNVPLKIYSVEDIKKVESLFEGSEFVKKIIGVGSVARPVGYLESNMGKELFYSKKDGMVLSIYQDR; the protein is encoded by the coding sequence ATGAAGATAGCAGTTCTTTCGATAACTAAAAACGGTGCAGAACTTTCAAAAAAACTTTTTAATTCTATTGAATGTGATGTGTATGTAAAAGAAGATTTTAAATTTAACGGAGCAAAAATTATAAATTTTCCTTTGAAAAGGTTTGTAAAGAAAATTTTTAAAATGTACGATGCTCTTGTCTTTATCATGGCAACAGGTATCGTTGTAAGGGTGGTAGCAGATTGTTTGAAAGATAAATTTGAGGATCCAGCAGTAGTTGTAATAGATGAAAAAGGAAAATTTGTTATAAGCCTCCTATCTGGACACGTTGGTGGGGCAAATGAACTTGCAAAGAGGCTTTCAAAAATTTTAGACGCTGTACCTGTTATAACTACTGCATCAGATGTAAATGGTATTGAGTCAATTGATATGATAGCCAAAAGGTATGGTTTTGAAATAGAAAGGCGAGAAGATCTATCAAAGGTTAGTGCAGCTATAGTAAACAAGGAACATGTCGACTTCATATTAGATTCTGAACTTGATATAGATGTTGAAAGTAAAAGCTACATTGATTCAACAGCACAGGTTTATATTACAAACAAAGTTGTTTTTTCCAAAAAACCACATGTCATATTAAGGCCAAAAAATCTAGTAGTAGGCATAGGTTGCAAGAAAAATTTAGAATTTAAAAAGCTTTTGCAATTTGTTGAAAGCTCGCTTGTATTTTTAAATTTGTCAAAAAATAGCATTAGAGCAATTGCAACTATCGAATTAAAAAAGAAAGAAGATGCGCTGCTAAAACTTTCAAAGTATTTAAATGTACCGCTTAAGATTTATTCGGTTGAGGATATTAAAAAGGTTGAAAGTTTGTTTGAAGGCTCAGAGTTTGTAAAAAAAATAATTGGTGTGGGGTCAGTTGCAAGACCAGTTGGGTACCTTGAAAGTAACATGGGAAAGGAACTGTTTTATTCAAAAAAAGATGGAATGGTACTTTCAATTTATCAGGATAGGTGA